Proteins found in one Pongo pygmaeus isolate AG05252 chromosome 8, NHGRI_mPonPyg2-v2.0_pri, whole genome shotgun sequence genomic segment:
- the SKIDA1 gene encoding SKI/DACH domain-containing protein 1 isoform X2 yields MVFSLFFKKTKTTTKKQESRCLETHAASGGGLTYIHVYVCVTYIFTANGGDHLVPEMGDLKSGFEEVDGVRLGYLIIKGKQMFALSQVFTDLLKNIPRTTVHKRMDHLKVKKHHCDLEELRKLKAINSIAFHAAKCTLISREDVEALYTSCKTERVLKTKRRRVGRALATKAPPPERAAAASPRQGFWKDKHQLWRGLSGAARPLPISAQSPRPGAAAARPAAHLPQIFSKYPGSHYPEIVRSPCKPPLNYETAPLQGNYVAFHSDPAYFRSLLCSKHPAAAAAAAAAAAAAAAAAAAAYYQASAAGPQPKAAAGAGGPGSLSYRCKRKRGGAKDCLLAPHAGARRLLLLPRSYKAKAAAAAAAAAAAAAAAAGATCLERFHLVNGFCPPPHHHHHHHHHHHHHHHHRAQPPQQSHHPPHHHRPQPHLGSFPESCSSDSESSSYSDHAANDSDFGSSLSSSSNSVSSEEEEEEGEEEEEEEEEEGGSGASDSSEVSSEEEDSSTESDSSSGSSQVSVQSIRFRRTSFCKPPSVQAQANFLYHLASAAAATKPAAFEDAGRLPDLKSSVKAESPEEWNLQSWAPKASPVYCPASLGSCFAEIRNDRVSEITFPHSEISNAVKRTDLTINCLAEGASSPSPKTNNAFPQQRILREARKCLQATPTIHCADNNTIAARFLNNDSSGAEANSEKYSKILHCPEFATDLPSSQTDPEVNAAGAAATKAENPCTDTGEKTLPFLHNIKIKVEDSSANEEYEPHLFTNKLKCECNDTKGEFYSVTESKEEDALLTTAKEGFACPEKETPSLNPLAQSQGLSCTLGSPKPEDGEYKFGARVRKNYRTLVLGKRPVLQTPPVKPNLKSARSPRPTGKTETHEGTLDDFTVINRRKKVASNVASAVKRPFNFMANFPCPPSLIIGRDGDLWPAYSLNTTKDSQTPHKAHPIWKWQLGGSAIPLPPSHKFRKFNS; encoded by the exons ATggttttctccctcttttttaaaaaaacgaaaacaacaacaaaaaagcaagaatCAA GATGCCTTGAGACACACGCAGCATCTGGCGGAGGAttaacatacatacatgtgtatgtatgcgtCACGTATATATTTACTGCAAATGGTGGGGATCATTTAGTGCCCGAGATGGGAGACCTGAAGTCAGGTTTTGAAGAGGTGGATGGCGTGAGGCTCGGCTACCTCATCATTAAAGGGAAGCAAATGTTTGCCCTCTCCCAAGTCTTCACAGATCTGCTGAAAAACATCCCGAGGACGACCGTGCACAAGCGCATGGATCATCTGAAAGTGAAGAAGCACCACTGCGATCTGGAGGAGTTGCGGAAACTCAAGGCAATCAACAGCATCGCCTTCCACGCCGCCAAATGCACGCTCATCTCCCGGGAAGACGTGGAAGCGCTCTACACCTCCTGCAAAACCGAGCGCGTCCTCAAGACCAAGCGCAGGCGGGTCGGCCGGGCCCTGGCCACAAAGGCGCCGCCGCCAGAGCGCGCCGCTGCCGCCAGCCCCCGCCAGGGATTTTGGAAGGACAAGCACCAACTTTGGCGGGGCCTGAGCGGAGCCGCGCGGCCCCTGCCAATCAGCGCGCAGTCCCCGCGCCCGGGCGCCGCCGCCGCGCGCCCCGCCGCCCATCTACCTCAGATTTTTAGCAAATACCCCGGCTCGCACTACCCGGAGATCGTGCGCTCGCCGTGCAAACCCCCTCTAAACTATGAAACTGCCCCGCTCCAGGGAAACTACGTCGCCTTCCACTCGGACCCTGCTTATTTTCGGAGCCTGCTGTGCAGCAAACACCCGgcagcagccgccgccgccgccgccgccgccgccgccgctgccgctgccgccgccgccgcctatTACCAGGCATCGGCGGCCGGGCCCCAGCCCAAGGCAGCGGCGGGCGCCGGAGGCCCGGGGAGCCTGAGCTACCGCTGCAAGCGCAAGCGCGGCGGCGCCAAGGACTGCCTGCTCGCGCCTCACGCCGGCGCGCGgcgcctgctgctgctgcccaggTCTTACAAAGCcaaggcggcggcggcggcggcggcggcggctgcagcGGCGGCGGCCGCCGCCGGGGCCACTTGCCTGGAGAGGTTTCATCTGGTCAACGGCTTCTGCCCGCCTccgcaccaccaccaccaccaccaccaccatcaccaccaccaccaccaccaccgggCCCAGCCGCCGCAGCAGAGTCACCACCCCCCTCACCACCACCGGCCGCAGCCCCATCTGGGCAGCTTTCCCGAGAGTTGCAGCAGCGACTCCGAGTCCAGCTCCTACTCGGACCACGCGGCCAACGACTCGGATTTTGGCTCCAGTTTGTCCAGCTCCAGCAATTCTGTGTcctcagaggaagaggaggaggagggagaggaggaggaagaagaggaggaggaggaggggggcagCGGGGCCTCGGATTCCAGTGAAGTCAGCTCGGAGGAGGAGGACTCGTCCACCGAGTCGGACTCCAGCTCCGGCTCCAGCCAAGTGTCAGTGCAGAGCATCCGATTCAGGCGCACCAGCTTCTGCAAGCCTCCCAGCGTGCAGGCGCAGGCCAACTTCTTGTACCATCTGGCCTCCGCCGCCGCTGCAACCAAACCCGCTGCTTTCGAGGATGCCGGCAGACTTCCCGACCTCAAGAGTAGTGTCAAAGCGGAGTCGCCGGAGGAGTGGAATCTGCAGAGCTGGGCCCCCAAAGCATCTCCGGTGTATTGCCCGGCCAGCCTGGGGAGTTGTTTCGCTGAGATAAGGAACGATAGGGTATCTGAGATTACATTCCCACACTCTGAAATTTCCAATGCTGTAAAGAGAACTGACCTGACAATTAACTGCCTGGCAGAGGGGGCCTCTTCACCTAGCCCAAAGACAAACAATGCATTTCCACAACAAAGAATACTCCGAGAGGCTAGGAAATGCCTACAAGCAACTCCTACTATACACTGTGCAGATAACAACACAATAGCTGCTAGGTTCTTAAATAATGATTCTTCAGGAGCAGaagcaaattcagaaaaatattccaaaatccttCATTGTCCTGAATTTGCTACGGATTTGCCCTCTTCGCAGACTGATCCTGAAGTGAACGCTGCAGGAGCAGCAGCAACTAAAGCCGAGAATCCCTGCACTGACACAGGCGAAAAGACATTGCCATTTCTGCACAATATTAAAATCAAAGTAGAAGACAGTAGTGCTAATGAAGAATATGAACCTCACCTTTTTACAAATAAGCTAAAGTGCGAGTGCAATGATACAAAGGGTGAGTTTTACAGTGTGACTGAGAGTAAAGAGGAGGACGCCTTGTTAACCACAGCCAAGGAAGGTTTTGCGTGCCCTGAAAAAGAAACTCCTTCCTTAAATCCACTGGCTCAAAGTCAGGGCCTTTCATGCACTTTAGGTTCTCCAAAACCTGAGGATGGGGAATATAAATTTGGTGCCAGGGTAAGAAAAAATTACCGGACACTAGTACTGGGAAAGCGACCTGTCCTTCAGACACCTCCAGTCAAACCAAATTTGAAATCAGCTAGAAGCCCTCGTCCTACAGGTAAAACTGAGACACATGAAGGAACACTGGATGATTTTACAGTTATAAACAGACGCAAAAAGGTAGCCAGCAATGTAGCATCAGCAGTGAAAAGGCCATTTAATTTCATGGCAAATTTTCCTTGTCCACCATCACTCATTATTGGGAGAGATGGGGATTTGTGGCCGGCGTATTCCTTAAACACCACTAAGGATTCTCAGACTCCTCACAAGGCCCATCCTATATGGAAATGGCAGCTGGGCGGTTCTGCAATACCTCTTCCACCTAGtcacaaattcaggaaatttaattcataa
- the SKIDA1 gene encoding SKI/DACH domain-containing protein 1 isoform X3 — MGDLKSGFEEVDGVRLGYLIIKGKQMFALSQVFTDLLKNIPRTTVHKRMDHLKVKKHHCDLEELRKLKAINSIAFHAAKCTLISREDVEALYTSCKTERVLKTKRRRVGRALATKAPPPERAAAASPRQGFWKDKHQLWRGLSGAARPLPISAQSPRPGAAAARPAAHLPQIFSKYPGSHYPEIVRSPCKPPLNYETAPLQGNYVAFHSDPAYFRSLLCSKHPAAAAAAAAAAAAAAAAAAAAYYQASAAGPQPKAAAGAGGPGSLSYRCKRKRGGAKDCLLAPHAGARRLLLLPRSYKAKAAAAAAAAAAAAAAAAGATCLERFHLVNGFCPPPHHHHHHHHHHHHHHHHRAQPPQQSHHPPHHHRPQPHLGSFPESCSSDSESSSYSDHAANDSDFGSSLSSSSNSVSSEEEEEEGEEEEEEEEEEGGSGASDSSEVSSEEEDSSTESDSSSGSSQVSVQSIRFRRTSFCKPPSVQAQANFLYHLASAAAATKPAAFEDAGRLPDLKSSVKAESPEEWNLQSWAPKASPVYCPASLGSCFAEIRNDRVSEITFPHSEISNAVKRTDLTINCLAEGASSPSPKTNNAFPQQRILREARKCLQATPTIHCADNNTIAARFLNNDSSGAEANSEKYSKILHCPEFATDLPSSQTDPEVNAAGAAATKAENPCTDTGEKTLPFLHNIKIKVEDSSANEEYEPHLFTNKLKCECNDTKGEFYSVTESKEEDALLTTAKEGFACPEKETPSLNPLAQSQGLSCTLGSPKPEDGEYKFGARVRKNYRTLVLGKRPVLQTPPVKPNLKSARSPRPTGKTETHEGTLDDFTVINRRKKVASNVASAVKRPFNFMANFPCPPSLIIGRDGDLWPAYSLNTTKDSQTPHKAHPIWKWQLGGSAIPLPPSHKFRKFNS; from the coding sequence ATGGGAGACCTGAAGTCAGGTTTTGAAGAGGTGGATGGCGTGAGGCTCGGCTACCTCATCATTAAAGGGAAGCAAATGTTTGCCCTCTCCCAAGTCTTCACAGATCTGCTGAAAAACATCCCGAGGACGACCGTGCACAAGCGCATGGATCATCTGAAAGTGAAGAAGCACCACTGCGATCTGGAGGAGTTGCGGAAACTCAAGGCAATCAACAGCATCGCCTTCCACGCCGCCAAATGCACGCTCATCTCCCGGGAAGACGTGGAAGCGCTCTACACCTCCTGCAAAACCGAGCGCGTCCTCAAGACCAAGCGCAGGCGGGTCGGCCGGGCCCTGGCCACAAAGGCGCCGCCGCCAGAGCGCGCCGCTGCCGCCAGCCCCCGCCAGGGATTTTGGAAGGACAAGCACCAACTTTGGCGGGGCCTGAGCGGAGCCGCGCGGCCCCTGCCAATCAGCGCGCAGTCCCCGCGCCCGGGCGCCGCCGCCGCGCGCCCCGCCGCCCATCTACCTCAGATTTTTAGCAAATACCCCGGCTCGCACTACCCGGAGATCGTGCGCTCGCCGTGCAAACCCCCTCTAAACTATGAAACTGCCCCGCTCCAGGGAAACTACGTCGCCTTCCACTCGGACCCTGCTTATTTTCGGAGCCTGCTGTGCAGCAAACACCCGgcagcagccgccgccgccgccgccgccgccgccgccgctgccgctgccgccgccgccgcctatTACCAGGCATCGGCGGCCGGGCCCCAGCCCAAGGCAGCGGCGGGCGCCGGAGGCCCGGGGAGCCTGAGCTACCGCTGCAAGCGCAAGCGCGGCGGCGCCAAGGACTGCCTGCTCGCGCCTCACGCCGGCGCGCGgcgcctgctgctgctgcccaggTCTTACAAAGCcaaggcggcggcggcggcggcggcggcggctgcagcGGCGGCGGCCGCCGCCGGGGCCACTTGCCTGGAGAGGTTTCATCTGGTCAACGGCTTCTGCCCGCCTccgcaccaccaccaccaccaccaccaccatcaccaccaccaccaccaccaccgggCCCAGCCGCCGCAGCAGAGTCACCACCCCCCTCACCACCACCGGCCGCAGCCCCATCTGGGCAGCTTTCCCGAGAGTTGCAGCAGCGACTCCGAGTCCAGCTCCTACTCGGACCACGCGGCCAACGACTCGGATTTTGGCTCCAGTTTGTCCAGCTCCAGCAATTCTGTGTcctcagaggaagaggaggaggagggagaggaggaggaagaagaggaggaggaggaggggggcagCGGGGCCTCGGATTCCAGTGAAGTCAGCTCGGAGGAGGAGGACTCGTCCACCGAGTCGGACTCCAGCTCCGGCTCCAGCCAAGTGTCAGTGCAGAGCATCCGATTCAGGCGCACCAGCTTCTGCAAGCCTCCCAGCGTGCAGGCGCAGGCCAACTTCTTGTACCATCTGGCCTCCGCCGCCGCTGCAACCAAACCCGCTGCTTTCGAGGATGCCGGCAGACTTCCCGACCTCAAGAGTAGTGTCAAAGCGGAGTCGCCGGAGGAGTGGAATCTGCAGAGCTGGGCCCCCAAAGCATCTCCGGTGTATTGCCCGGCCAGCCTGGGGAGTTGTTTCGCTGAGATAAGGAACGATAGGGTATCTGAGATTACATTCCCACACTCTGAAATTTCCAATGCTGTAAAGAGAACTGACCTGACAATTAACTGCCTGGCAGAGGGGGCCTCTTCACCTAGCCCAAAGACAAACAATGCATTTCCACAACAAAGAATACTCCGAGAGGCTAGGAAATGCCTACAAGCAACTCCTACTATACACTGTGCAGATAACAACACAATAGCTGCTAGGTTCTTAAATAATGATTCTTCAGGAGCAGaagcaaattcagaaaaatattccaaaatccttCATTGTCCTGAATTTGCTACGGATTTGCCCTCTTCGCAGACTGATCCTGAAGTGAACGCTGCAGGAGCAGCAGCAACTAAAGCCGAGAATCCCTGCACTGACACAGGCGAAAAGACATTGCCATTTCTGCACAATATTAAAATCAAAGTAGAAGACAGTAGTGCTAATGAAGAATATGAACCTCACCTTTTTACAAATAAGCTAAAGTGCGAGTGCAATGATACAAAGGGTGAGTTTTACAGTGTGACTGAGAGTAAAGAGGAGGACGCCTTGTTAACCACAGCCAAGGAAGGTTTTGCGTGCCCTGAAAAAGAAACTCCTTCCTTAAATCCACTGGCTCAAAGTCAGGGCCTTTCATGCACTTTAGGTTCTCCAAAACCTGAGGATGGGGAATATAAATTTGGTGCCAGGGTAAGAAAAAATTACCGGACACTAGTACTGGGAAAGCGACCTGTCCTTCAGACACCTCCAGTCAAACCAAATTTGAAATCAGCTAGAAGCCCTCGTCCTACAGGTAAAACTGAGACACATGAAGGAACACTGGATGATTTTACAGTTATAAACAGACGCAAAAAGGTAGCCAGCAATGTAGCATCAGCAGTGAAAAGGCCATTTAATTTCATGGCAAATTTTCCTTGTCCACCATCACTCATTATTGGGAGAGATGGGGATTTGTGGCCGGCGTATTCCTTAAACACCACTAAGGATTCTCAGACTCCTCACAAGGCCCATCCTATATGGAAATGGCAGCTGGGCGGTTCTGCAATACCTCTTCCACCTAGtcacaaattcaggaaatttaattcataa
- the SKIDA1 gene encoding SKI/DACH domain-containing protein 1 isoform X1 yields the protein MVFSLFFKKTKTTTKKQESTGCLETHAASGGGLTYIHVYVCVTYIFTANGGDHLVPEMGDLKSGFEEVDGVRLGYLIIKGKQMFALSQVFTDLLKNIPRTTVHKRMDHLKVKKHHCDLEELRKLKAINSIAFHAAKCTLISREDVEALYTSCKTERVLKTKRRRVGRALATKAPPPERAAAASPRQGFWKDKHQLWRGLSGAARPLPISAQSPRPGAAAARPAAHLPQIFSKYPGSHYPEIVRSPCKPPLNYETAPLQGNYVAFHSDPAYFRSLLCSKHPAAAAAAAAAAAAAAAAAAAAYYQASAAGPQPKAAAGAGGPGSLSYRCKRKRGGAKDCLLAPHAGARRLLLLPRSYKAKAAAAAAAAAAAAAAAAGATCLERFHLVNGFCPPPHHHHHHHHHHHHHHHHRAQPPQQSHHPPHHHRPQPHLGSFPESCSSDSESSSYSDHAANDSDFGSSLSSSSNSVSSEEEEEEGEEEEEEEEEEGGSGASDSSEVSSEEEDSSTESDSSSGSSQVSVQSIRFRRTSFCKPPSVQAQANFLYHLASAAAATKPAAFEDAGRLPDLKSSVKAESPEEWNLQSWAPKASPVYCPASLGSCFAEIRNDRVSEITFPHSEISNAVKRTDLTINCLAEGASSPSPKTNNAFPQQRILREARKCLQATPTIHCADNNTIAARFLNNDSSGAEANSEKYSKILHCPEFATDLPSSQTDPEVNAAGAAATKAENPCTDTGEKTLPFLHNIKIKVEDSSANEEYEPHLFTNKLKCECNDTKGEFYSVTESKEEDALLTTAKEGFACPEKETPSLNPLAQSQGLSCTLGSPKPEDGEYKFGARVRKNYRTLVLGKRPVLQTPPVKPNLKSARSPRPTGKTETHEGTLDDFTVINRRKKVASNVASAVKRPFNFMANFPCPPSLIIGRDGDLWPAYSLNTTKDSQTPHKAHPIWKWQLGGSAIPLPPSHKFRKFNS from the exons ATggttttctccctcttttttaaaaaaacgaaaacaacaacaaaaaagcaagaatCAA cAGGATGCCTTGAGACACACGCAGCATCTGGCGGAGGAttaacatacatacatgtgtatgtatgcgtCACGTATATATTTACTGCAAATGGTGGGGATCATTTAGTGCCCGAGATGGGAGACCTGAAGTCAGGTTTTGAAGAGGTGGATGGCGTGAGGCTCGGCTACCTCATCATTAAAGGGAAGCAAATGTTTGCCCTCTCCCAAGTCTTCACAGATCTGCTGAAAAACATCCCGAGGACGACCGTGCACAAGCGCATGGATCATCTGAAAGTGAAGAAGCACCACTGCGATCTGGAGGAGTTGCGGAAACTCAAGGCAATCAACAGCATCGCCTTCCACGCCGCCAAATGCACGCTCATCTCCCGGGAAGACGTGGAAGCGCTCTACACCTCCTGCAAAACCGAGCGCGTCCTCAAGACCAAGCGCAGGCGGGTCGGCCGGGCCCTGGCCACAAAGGCGCCGCCGCCAGAGCGCGCCGCTGCCGCCAGCCCCCGCCAGGGATTTTGGAAGGACAAGCACCAACTTTGGCGGGGCCTGAGCGGAGCCGCGCGGCCCCTGCCAATCAGCGCGCAGTCCCCGCGCCCGGGCGCCGCCGCCGCGCGCCCCGCCGCCCATCTACCTCAGATTTTTAGCAAATACCCCGGCTCGCACTACCCGGAGATCGTGCGCTCGCCGTGCAAACCCCCTCTAAACTATGAAACTGCCCCGCTCCAGGGAAACTACGTCGCCTTCCACTCGGACCCTGCTTATTTTCGGAGCCTGCTGTGCAGCAAACACCCGgcagcagccgccgccgccgccgccgccgccgccgccgctgccgctgccgccgccgccgcctatTACCAGGCATCGGCGGCCGGGCCCCAGCCCAAGGCAGCGGCGGGCGCCGGAGGCCCGGGGAGCCTGAGCTACCGCTGCAAGCGCAAGCGCGGCGGCGCCAAGGACTGCCTGCTCGCGCCTCACGCCGGCGCGCGgcgcctgctgctgctgcccaggTCTTACAAAGCcaaggcggcggcggcggcggcggcggcggctgcagcGGCGGCGGCCGCCGCCGGGGCCACTTGCCTGGAGAGGTTTCATCTGGTCAACGGCTTCTGCCCGCCTccgcaccaccaccaccaccaccaccaccatcaccaccaccaccaccaccaccgggCCCAGCCGCCGCAGCAGAGTCACCACCCCCCTCACCACCACCGGCCGCAGCCCCATCTGGGCAGCTTTCCCGAGAGTTGCAGCAGCGACTCCGAGTCCAGCTCCTACTCGGACCACGCGGCCAACGACTCGGATTTTGGCTCCAGTTTGTCCAGCTCCAGCAATTCTGTGTcctcagaggaagaggaggaggagggagaggaggaggaagaagaggaggaggaggaggggggcagCGGGGCCTCGGATTCCAGTGAAGTCAGCTCGGAGGAGGAGGACTCGTCCACCGAGTCGGACTCCAGCTCCGGCTCCAGCCAAGTGTCAGTGCAGAGCATCCGATTCAGGCGCACCAGCTTCTGCAAGCCTCCCAGCGTGCAGGCGCAGGCCAACTTCTTGTACCATCTGGCCTCCGCCGCCGCTGCAACCAAACCCGCTGCTTTCGAGGATGCCGGCAGACTTCCCGACCTCAAGAGTAGTGTCAAAGCGGAGTCGCCGGAGGAGTGGAATCTGCAGAGCTGGGCCCCCAAAGCATCTCCGGTGTATTGCCCGGCCAGCCTGGGGAGTTGTTTCGCTGAGATAAGGAACGATAGGGTATCTGAGATTACATTCCCACACTCTGAAATTTCCAATGCTGTAAAGAGAACTGACCTGACAATTAACTGCCTGGCAGAGGGGGCCTCTTCACCTAGCCCAAAGACAAACAATGCATTTCCACAACAAAGAATACTCCGAGAGGCTAGGAAATGCCTACAAGCAACTCCTACTATACACTGTGCAGATAACAACACAATAGCTGCTAGGTTCTTAAATAATGATTCTTCAGGAGCAGaagcaaattcagaaaaatattccaaaatccttCATTGTCCTGAATTTGCTACGGATTTGCCCTCTTCGCAGACTGATCCTGAAGTGAACGCTGCAGGAGCAGCAGCAACTAAAGCCGAGAATCCCTGCACTGACACAGGCGAAAAGACATTGCCATTTCTGCACAATATTAAAATCAAAGTAGAAGACAGTAGTGCTAATGAAGAATATGAACCTCACCTTTTTACAAATAAGCTAAAGTGCGAGTGCAATGATACAAAGGGTGAGTTTTACAGTGTGACTGAGAGTAAAGAGGAGGACGCCTTGTTAACCACAGCCAAGGAAGGTTTTGCGTGCCCTGAAAAAGAAACTCCTTCCTTAAATCCACTGGCTCAAAGTCAGGGCCTTTCATGCACTTTAGGTTCTCCAAAACCTGAGGATGGGGAATATAAATTTGGTGCCAGGGTAAGAAAAAATTACCGGACACTAGTACTGGGAAAGCGACCTGTCCTTCAGACACCTCCAGTCAAACCAAATTTGAAATCAGCTAGAAGCCCTCGTCCTACAGGTAAAACTGAGACACATGAAGGAACACTGGATGATTTTACAGTTATAAACAGACGCAAAAAGGTAGCCAGCAATGTAGCATCAGCAGTGAAAAGGCCATTTAATTTCATGGCAAATTTTCCTTGTCCACCATCACTCATTATTGGGAGAGATGGGGATTTGTGGCCGGCGTATTCCTTAAACACCACTAAGGATTCTCAGACTCCTCACAAGGCCCATCCTATATGGAAATGGCAGCTGGGCGGTTCTGCAATACCTCTTCCACCTAGtcacaaattcaggaaatttaattcataa